From Solibacillus sp. FSL W7-1464:
TCGGCTCTTTGGCTACGGCCATTAATGACTTGAGTGTTGAGTTGAATGATTATCGAACTAACCGTAGTGAATTTTTAGCTAATATTTCACATGAGCTTCGAACACCAACATCCTATTTAAAGGGATATGGCGAAATCATTAAAAATAAACGCTATGAATCCAATGAAGAACTTGAAAAATACGCTGGCATTATTGAGAATGAAGCGAATCGTTTAGCAAAGCTTATTCAGGAATTATTTGAGCTTTCGAAAATGGAAGAAGGCAATGTACATCTTTATTTTCAGTCTGTTGATATTGAAGATCTTGTAGAATCGGTTGTTGAAAAAGTCCAACTAAAAGTAGAAAATACTAACAATCAAATTCGAGTAAATATTGAAGAAGGGCTACCTGAAATTGAGACAGATGGATTACGGCTTGAACAACTTTTGATCAATTTAGTTGAAAATGCTGTCCATTATACCGATGGCAAAGAAATTGATATCACCGTAAAGCGGCAACATAAACATGTACACTTTATCGTTCGAGATCATGGCCCTGGCATCCCAGAGCAAGATTTACCGTTTATTTTCAACCGCTTTCACCGAGTGGAAAAATCCCGTGCCCGCAATCTAGGCGGCTCCGGTCTGGGGCTTGCTATTGTAGCAGAATTAACCAAGCACTTGAAAGGGGACATTCGAGTTGAAAGCACACTTGGAAAAGGGGCTTGTTTTACTCTTTCTTTACCACTGACCTATCATGATAAATAAAGCGAATTGATAATAATTAATTTGTTTGCTTACCTGTTTATTCTCCATATTTTCTACAAATTCCTTCGCTACACTACAAAGTATCAAGATTTTAAGAGGTGTAAAAATGTGTGGATTTGTAGGATTTATTCATGGATCGCAGCCCATGCCATATAAAAAAATTATGGAGCAAATGCTTAAAACAATCGTTCACCGCGGACCAGACAGTGAGGGTATTTACTCAGATGATAAAGCAACATTAGGTTTTCGTCGTCTAAGTATTCTTGATTTAAGTTCAGCTGCTAGCCAACCCTTTTCATCAGAAGATGGAGAAGTAGTGCTCGTTTTTAATGGGGAAATTTATAACTATCTTGAGCTACGGGAAGAACTTAAGTATTACGGCTATAAATTTGATACTACATCGGATACAGAAGTATTATTAAAAGGTTATCTACATTACGGAATACATGTTTTACAAAAGCTACGAGGAATGTTTGCTTTTTGTATTTGGGATAAAAAACAAAATTTTCACTTCATCGCACGTGACCCTTTTGGCATTAAGCCGCTTTATTATACGCAAAATACCACAGACAATTCTATTTTATTCGGCTCTGAAATTAAATCATTTCTTCCGTATCCTAAGTTTCTAAAAGAGTTGAACGTTCAAGCACTACGACCCTTTCTAACGTTTCAATATTCTGCGTTAAATGAAACTTTTTTCAAAGGGGTTTATAAGCTGACACCCGGTTCATATATGCTCGTTCAAAATGACAATATGCAGATTAAATCGTACTGGTCACATCAACTTATACCGTCAATAGATACACTGGAAACACACGTCCAAAACATTAAAGAGACATTAAAAGAATCTGTTAATAAACACACTATTAGTGATGTAAAAATAGGTTCATTTTTATCGGGAGGTGTCGATTCAAGTTATATTGCAAAGCTTTTAAAGCCAGATACTACCTATAGCGTGGGATTTAAAGGTTATGAATCCATGTTTGATGAAACATCTTTAGCAAAAACCTTATCAGAGGAATTGCATTTCGAAAATAAGCAAAAGCATATTACAGCAGATGAAGTGTTTGAGGCCTTACCGGAAATTCAGTGGCATATGGATGAGCCTGATTCTAACCTTTCTTCACTCCCTCTTTACTTTTTAGCAGAGCTGGCGAGTAAAGATGTGAAAGTCGTCCTTTCTGGAGAAGGTGCCGATGAACTATTTGGTGGTTATGAGTGGTATAAACCTTCTGAAAAAATGGAGATTTATAAAAAAGTACCAGCTTCTATACGCCATATGCTTGCAGTGGTTTCAAAAGCTTTTCCATCAAATAAGTATACAAGGTTTTTTAAAAATGGACCTAAAACGATTGAGAATCGTTTTATCGGACATGCATTTGTTTGGCAAGAAGACGATGCACTTGAATTATTAACTGAAAAATACCACGTTGGACCTTCAGTGTGGGATGTTGTTAAGCCCTATTACGGTAGAATACAGGGTGCTGATGATGCTACGAAAATGCAGTACCTTGACCTACATGTATGGCTACCAAATCAGATACTATTAAAAGCAGACAAAATGAGCATGGCCCATTCGCTTGAACTTCGTGTGCCTTTTTTAGATAAAAAAGTCTTTCATGTGGCAAGTGGTATTCAAACAGATTATAAAATAACATTAGCTGATACTAAAATTGCACTCCGAAAGGCTGCTTTAGAGGAATTGCCTGAAGAATGGGCAAAGCGTAAAAAACTTGGCTTCCCCGTTCCAATGCGACATTGGTTGCGTGAAGAAAAATACTATCGCAAGCTAAGACAAACTTTTGAAAAAGCTTATATTCGTGAATTTTTCGACCAACAATTATTACTAAGCTACTTAGAGGAACATTACGAAGGGAAAGAAAATCATTCACGCTACGTTTGGACAGTTTATGTATTTTGTGTATGGTATGAAAAATATTTCCCTGAAAATTGTGATTTACTCGATTGGCCATACTAAAATTATCATTGAGAATCGATTATACTTAGGCAAAAAACTTAAAGGAATCTATATGGAACAATTATTTTTTGACATTGTACAAAATGAAAAAACCTTCGCTTGGGTATATCAATTTTTAATCATGGTGCTTGTTTCAATGATCCCATTTGCACCGATACCAGTAGTCGCTACATTTGTTGCTAGTAATCATGGTTTTCTCGCTGGTTTTCTAATAAATATACTTGGGACAACAATGGGCTCTACCCTTTTATTTTTACTAAGCAAACGTTTGCTACGACGTATTGCACTGAAATATTTAACGAATCGAAAATATTTAACGAAATATCTTAAACTAATTAAAGAAAATGGATTTTCAGCAGTATTACTTGGGCGAATCGTTCCGATTTTACCATCAGCTGGCATCAATTTCATTGCTGGTATTTCAAATGTTCGTCTCATACACTTTGTTACCGCAACCTTTTTAGGGAAATTACCAACTATTCTAGCCTTTACATTCGCAGGGCAACAAATAGCAGCAGGCAACTGGTATACTGTATTAATTATTGCCATTTACTTATTCGCTTTATTTTTAATTGGGAAAAAAATAAAGCAACAGTGGAGTAAATAAATAGAATCCACTTGTAATTATCCAAATAGATTTACATGTCCCCTCCCTCTATAAATGTTGATATATCAATGGCTTACGCCATTTTTAAGCGTCCAAATAGCCCTGCATTCCAAAATGGACAACTAAATTATATGATTATCATATTCAAAAAGCTAAGGACTTGAAATGGTTTGAGCGGATGATCGTGTTTTAAAACATGGAGTTTGGAAAGTATTTATAATCGTAAAATTTCTAAAGCAACAGGTACAAAAGAAGTAAAGGAGCAGACATATTAGTCACGACTAATATGTCTCGCTCCTTATTTTTTATAACTTTTTGAATTATGTCTTGATAAGTTATAAGCATTCAATCTTAATATTAAACTTAAACTGGCGTTCAAGGTATTAGAGCATTATAGTGTCACCTCTAACTAATTAACGCTGCAACTGTAGGTATTGCAACTCCACCCACAGTAAATTAACGGTTGCAGGTACAACCTAATGTTTAATTTTCAATAGTAAATCAACTGGGGACAAATTTTTCCTATTTCGTTAATTCATCCGCACTGAACACCTTTATACGAAGTATAGAAACCCCTTCTCCAATACCCAGTGATGTTGAGCGTATATTTAAATAGAAATTAGCACAATTCCCTATTATAAAATAGATTTATTAAACCTTTTTATACCGATTCAAGAAATCACTTCCACCCATACGTTTTAAAAATTTATGGAATGCTTCCCGCTTTTTACCTAGTTCTGAATATTCGATAATAATTTTTTCTACGGTATTGTACAATTCTTCCGGAGTAAGATTCTCCAACATCAATGAACCAACTTCTGCGTCTTTCCCTTTTGCCTTTCCACCTACATACAAATTGTAATGGTCTCTAATCTTCATAACACCGATGTCGCTTAACATAGGTTCACCACAACCAATTGGACAACCTGTATAAGCAACTTTCAAGGTAAATGGAACAGGCTTTCCAGCAATACGACGATTTAATTCTTTTGCAATCGGCATTCCTTCTTCTTCTTCCCCTTTACAGAAATTACAAATTCTTAGGCTTTTTACAAAGTTGCCAACTGGATAACAAGCTAATCCTACATTCTGAAATTCTTCTATAATTTCTTCTATCAAATCTTCCGGTATTTCTATATAGAGTTGTTGAAATGTAGTTAACTCAAGTTCTTCGTCTGCATTCATATATTGTAATATGGTAATAAGTTGTTTTGAGTTGAGTTTTGCTCCAAATCCAATTCCTCCATTAATGGCAATCTTAATTTTTTTACCGCTATCTTCCATATAAATTTACCACCTTCCATAATCATTAATCACAATGATAAAGGTAAATAATTGTCAATATTAGACCTGTCACTAAATATAGTGACAGGTGATATTGATTATTTTATTTCTGTAATTTAACTCTTTGTAAGCGTAAAGCGTTTAATACAACTGACACCGAACTGAATGCCATCGCTGCACCAGCTACCCACGGTGCAAGTAACCCTATTGCAGCAATTGGAATTCCAATCGTATTATAAGCAAATGCCCAGAATAAGTTTTGTTTAATATTACGCATTGTTTTTCTACTCATTATGATTGCATCCGCAATACTATTTAAATCTCCCCTAATAAGTGTAATATCTGCAGCTTCCATGGCTACATCCGTACCTGTACCGATGGCCATTCCTATATCGGCTGTTGCAAGTGCAGGTGCGTCATTAATTCCGTCACCAACCATCGCTACCTTTTTGCCCTGTTCTTTCAGCTTTTTCACTTCTTCAGCTTTCCCCTCAGGGAGCACTTCTGCAATAACTGAATCAACACCTACTTCTTTACCAATTGCTTGAGCTGTTCGTTCATTATCGCCTGTCATCATAATCACTTTGATACCCATTTCTTGTAATCGATGTATTGCTTCCTGAGAAGTATCTTTAATTGTATCCGCTACTGCAACTAGCCCTGCATATTTGCCATTAATTCCGGCTAACATAGCTGTTTTCCCATTGCGTTCTAATTCTTCCATCGCAGGAAGAACAGATTGTATATCAATACTGTATTGCTGCATGAGTTTACGAGTGCCAACAATAACTCCTTGACCTGAAACTGTTGCTTGAACACCATAACCCGGAATTGCTTCAAAATATTGAATATTACCAAGTTCAATGCCTTTACCTTGTATCCCTTGAACAATCGCTTGTGCTAATGGATGCTCTGATTGTTTTTCTGCTGCACCTATTAGTGATAAAAATTTCTCTTCATCTTGAGCTTCTACTACTAAAACATCTGTTAATACAGGTTTACCATGTGTTACAGTTCCTGTTTTATCCACTACTACTGTGTCAATGCTTTGTGTTTGCTCTAAATGTTCGCCGCCTTTGAATAAAATACCAAATTCAGCTGCTCGACCTGAGCCTGCCATAATGGAAGTTGGTGTTGCTAAACCAAGTGCACAAGGACATGCAATCACCAGGATTGCAATTAATACTTCAAGTGCCGGTGTAAATTCACCAGGCTGAACCCATATGAACCATACTAGGAAGGAAAAGATAGCAATCCCTACTACAATGGGTACAAAAATACCTGAAATTTGATCCGCCATACGTTGGATAGGGGCTTTTGAGCCTTGTGCATCTTCTACTACTTTAATAATCTGGGCTAACGCAGTGTCACGACCAACTTTTGTTGCTGTCATTTTGATAAAACCATTTTTATTAATGGTTGAGCCGTATAATGTATCACCTGACTTTTTATCTACTGGTAAGCTTTCCCCTGTTAACATGGATTCATCAACAGCAGATGCACCTTCTATTACCTCACCATCAACAGGTATTTTTTCACCCGGCTTTACTAAAATAATGTCCCCTATTATTACTTCTTCTAATGGTACTTCTTTTTCAATTCCATCACGTACGACAATAGCTGTTTTTGCTTGAAGACCCATTAATTTTTTGATTGCTTCTGATGAACGACCTTTTGCCTTTGCTTCAAATAATTTACCCAAAAGAATTAATGTGATTAATACTGCACTTGTTTCAAAGTATAGGTGTGGTCCATGGTGTGTTCCAGCAGTTACAATAGCTTGGTATACACTATAAAAATAGGCTGCTGAAGTCCCCATAGCGACAAGTACATCCATATTTGCACTGCCATTTCGAAGTGCTTTATAGGCACCTACATAGAACTGCTTCCCGATAATAAATTGTACGGGTGTTGCTAATATCATTTGAATCCACGGATTCATTAAGAAATCTGGTACATACAAGAATGATGTAAATGAAAAGTGACCGACCATCGTCCATAATAATGGCAATGATAAAATCGCTGAAAATATAAATTTACGTTGTTGATCCTTAATATGCTTTTCTCGGTGATCTACTTGTTCTTTTTCATCTTGCTTTTGGTGCGCACCGTAACCTAGCTTTTCTACCTTTGCAATAATTTCTGAAATAGTTACTTCCGAAGGGTTAAATTCAATTGTTGCTTTTTCAAGTGCTAAATTGACGTTAGCAATTGCAACACCTTCCATTTTGTTTAATCCCTTTTCTATACGTGTCGCACATGCAGCACAAGTCATTCCAGTAATCTCGAATTCCGTTTTTTGTTTGACGACCCCGTAACCAAGTGCTTCGATTTTCTTTTCAAAATCAGCTTCATTTAGTTTTGAAGGATCATATTTAATCGATGATTTTTCCAGTGCTAAGTTAACGGTTGCTTGCTCAACACCTTCCATTTTATTTAATCCTTTTTCAATCCGTGTTGCACATGCAGCACACGTCATTCCGGTAATTTGAATGCTAGCTTCTTTTGATATTGTACTCACGAATTTCTCGCCTCCTAATACCTCATGGGGGTATATTTTTTTGAAAATGAGAGAGTGCTGTGAAAGCACTCTTATTTTACATCGTACCCTTGGTCATCAATCGTTTCTTTAATGGTATCAATAGATACTTGCGTTTCATTAAATGAAACTTCCACTTGTGCAACATCTAATTTTACTTTTACTTCGTTAACTCCTTCTAATTGACCAACACTTCCTTCGATAGCCTTTACACAATGCCCACATGACATTCCCTGTACATTTAATGTTACATTTTGCATTTATTATCTTCTCCTTTAAATGAAATTTTATTTATTCAGAACTTAAATACCCAGAGGTATTTTTAAGTTTTTATTTTTTCATTAACTTTTGAATTGTTACCACTAATTCGTCGAGTACCGCTTCATCACCTTCTGAAAGTCGATCAACTACACACCCTTTTAGATGACCTTCTAAAAGAATTTTGGCTACACTATTTAATGCAGATTGTGTGGCAGAGAGTTGTGTAATTACATCATCACAATAAACATCTTTGTCTATCATTCCTTTGATTCCTCGAATTTGGCCTTCGATACGATTTAATCGACTTGTTAAATCTTTCTTTACACGTTCCGGGTGATGACTTTTCCTGCATGCTTCATCAGATCCAGTATGACCTTCCACATCTTTCACTGAGTTTTCCATTATCATAACCTCCTTCCTTTAAAAACAATATAACATACCCCCATACCGTATGTAAAGTAGGCAGATAAAACAAAACAAATTCATTACTTTATTAAGTATTAAGCATAGAAATTAACTTACTGCTTTTTAGTCTCAACAATTTAAGAAATTTTACTCTATTATTGAACATTTTAAACAGGTCTACTTTAAAAAACCCTTAATATTTAAGACTTTCTTTAAAATCTTGCACCTTCTAAAAAAATCCCCTATTTCTTGTATTTCGGTTATTTTAAAACCCAATTGGGGTAATATAATACGGAATTAATCAAAGGAGGGAAATATAATGGCACATGAAAAATACCAGTCTGTAATTGATTCACTTCATGAATGTATGATTGCGTGTAACCATTGTTATGATGCTTGCTTAAAAGAGGAAGATATTAAAATGATGGCAGAATGTATCCGCCTTGATAGGGAGTGTGCAGATATTTGCGCTTACTTCGAACAAGCGATAGGAAGAGGTACGCCGTTTATTTCACAGTTTGCAGAATTGTGTGCAACAATTTGTGAAGCATGTGGTAATGAATGCAAAAAACATAATCACGAACATTGCCAGAAGTGCGCTGAGTCTTGTTTTAAATGTGCAGAAGCTTGTAGAAAACTCATTGCTTAAATTCCCCTATAAAAAAGGAGGGCATTTCCTACAGGATACACTTCCTTTTTAACATGATTAAAACAGCCAACCCTTTAAAGGTTGGCTTATTTTAATTGTTTATACGCAACTATGCTCTCCGATGGTAAACGTAGTTTGGAAGCTCAACTCTAGCCAAAGGTTTTAACCAATTATAATTATATAACGCTTGAAATTAACCCAAAATATAACGAAATGATGCAGAATATTCCCATGAAAAAAGGAACAACTGCTTGCGTTCTTTTCTTGAAACTATAAATGCTTAGCACCATAAAGATTGTGGCAACAATGAAAAACAATATATTAATTGTGTTAAATCCAAATTGAAAACTCATCGAAGCGTCTATGGTGCCTGAATAAAAATAACTGAAAACAGGCGATGGCCCACTACTTGCAAGCATAATCTCGATACTATGTGGGGGCTCCTGTTGACCTAAAATTCCAGTTGAAACAAACGTAAAGAATAGGAGGACACTTTCAAACTTCAACCATGGTATAGGGTTAATTTGCTCTCGTCGTTTCAACTTATGCCTTATCCAAAATCCATTTATAAAAGCAAAAATTAGTACTGGTATAATTGAAAGATGCTTTATTAATAGTGCTTGCCCATATGGTACCATCCATGAGTCTGCATACTCCCTAATATCGATAACCAGTGTCATTAGTAAGAATCCAGTTCCTGAAATAGTAATAAAACAAACGATTGCTAAAGGGGTAAACCACTTTAGAAATGAGAGCCAATTTTCTTGGCTTTTAGAGCACCAACCAACAACTAATAAAATCCCAACCCATATAATAACGGCTAGAAAATGCAAAGAATGAAAAACTAGTCCACTCCATTCAGTTAATGATGCTGCATGACTAGCCCACCCCAATGCTAACAGAAAGGCAAGAGTAAATATTAATGAAATACCGGACAGCACTTTGCTCTCTAAAACCGGGAATACTGAAACAAAAAAATAAAAGAAAACTCCAATTATGACTGTAATATTCCAGGCCATTCCTACATCAAAGCCTCCTAGAACATTTATCAATGTAGTTCCTAGACCGATATCTTCATAAAGAAAAAGAACGATTCTTAATACAGATGCAACCGAGAAAATCACAATCCCTAATATTGATAATTGAATTAACCTTTTAGGGATAACTAACTTAGGTTTGCACTGTTCTGGTATAAATTGAATTATAAATGAACCAATAAGTAACGAAAAGCAGAGATACAATAAAGTTTCAGAAATATAAACCAAAATCACTTATTTTGCCCTCTTCCTATAATCCAACCAAAGAAACCTCCAGCTATGGTAAATAAAACCACAAGAATTACAACCAGTATGTCATTTGAAGCTAATTTTGTTGAGGATTCTATTGGCAGTTCTATTTTTTTTTCTTCTATTTCTTCTCCAGGTATATCAGATGGTTC
This genomic window contains:
- a CDS encoding sensor histidine kinase, which codes for MKKNSVVTKLGIVIMLLFLTILVPFAILIDRIFLNVYTLYLDENVRALGDRIEVAVTETMENDPNVFVKIHSLTDHDLAFFNKQGIIESEGYLEYHKGSKISEDWITRLQLEEYLAGERVIPKTGENIYYIVKPFIKDGEFNGGVVIFSSISEIHAKMHDVRDWVIRAIVGAIVLALGYTIFLSWRLSRPLVEMEKATREIAKGNLKTKVSVSSSDEIGSLATAINDLSVELNDYRTNRSEFLANISHELRTPTSYLKGYGEIIKNKRYESNEELEKYAGIIENEANRLAKLIQELFELSKMEEGNVHLYFQSVDIEDLVESVVEKVQLKVENTNNQIRVNIEEGLPEIETDGLRLEQLLINLVENAVHYTDGKEIDITVKRQHKHVHFIVRDHGPGIPEQDLPFIFNRFHRVEKSRARNLGGSGLGLAIVAELTKHLKGDIRVESTLGKGACFTLSLPLTYHDK
- the asnB gene encoding asparagine synthase (glutamine-hydrolyzing); translated protein: MCGFVGFIHGSQPMPYKKIMEQMLKTIVHRGPDSEGIYSDDKATLGFRRLSILDLSSAASQPFSSEDGEVVLVFNGEIYNYLELREELKYYGYKFDTTSDTEVLLKGYLHYGIHVLQKLRGMFAFCIWDKKQNFHFIARDPFGIKPLYYTQNTTDNSILFGSEIKSFLPYPKFLKELNVQALRPFLTFQYSALNETFFKGVYKLTPGSYMLVQNDNMQIKSYWSHQLIPSIDTLETHVQNIKETLKESVNKHTISDVKIGSFLSGGVDSSYIAKLLKPDTTYSVGFKGYESMFDETSLAKTLSEELHFENKQKHITADEVFEALPEIQWHMDEPDSNLSSLPLYFLAELASKDVKVVLSGEGADELFGGYEWYKPSEKMEIYKKVPASIRHMLAVVSKAFPSNKYTRFFKNGPKTIENRFIGHAFVWQEDDALELLTEKYHVGPSVWDVVKPYYGRIQGADDATKMQYLDLHVWLPNQILLKADKMSMAHSLELRVPFLDKKVFHVASGIQTDYKITLADTKIALRKAALEELPEEWAKRKKLGFPVPMRHWLREEKYYRKLRQTFEKAYIREFFDQQLLLSYLEEHYEGKENHSRYVWTVYVFCVWYEKYFPENCDLLDWPY
- a CDS encoding TVP38/TMEM64 family protein; translated protein: MEQLFFDIVQNEKTFAWVYQFLIMVLVSMIPFAPIPVVATFVASNHGFLAGFLINILGTTMGSTLLFLLSKRLLRRIALKYLTNRKYLTKYLKLIKENGFSAVLLGRIVPILPSAGINFIAGISNVRLIHFVTATFLGKLPTILAFTFAGQQIAAGNWYTVLIIAIYLFALFLIGKKIKQQWSK
- a CDS encoding nitrite reductase, coding for MEDSGKKIKIAINGGIGFGAKLNSKQLITILQYMNADEELELTTFQQLYIEIPEDLIEEIIEEFQNVGLACYPVGNFVKSLRICNFCKGEEEEGMPIAKELNRRIAGKPVPFTLKVAYTGCPIGCGEPMLSDIGVMKIRDHYNLYVGGKAKGKDAEVGSLMLENLTPEELYNTVEKIIIEYSELGKKREAFHKFLKRMGGSDFLNRYKKV
- a CDS encoding heavy metal translocating P-type ATPase; amino-acid sequence: MSTISKEASIQITGMTCAACATRIEKGLNKMEGVEQATVNLALEKSSIKYDPSKLNEADFEKKIEALGYGVVKQKTEFEITGMTCAACATRIEKGLNKMEGVAIANVNLALEKATIEFNPSEVTISEIIAKVEKLGYGAHQKQDEKEQVDHREKHIKDQQRKFIFSAILSLPLLWTMVGHFSFTSFLYVPDFLMNPWIQMILATPVQFIIGKQFYVGAYKALRNGSANMDVLVAMGTSAAYFYSVYQAIVTAGTHHGPHLYFETSAVLITLILLGKLFEAKAKGRSSEAIKKLMGLQAKTAIVVRDGIEKEVPLEEVIIGDIILVKPGEKIPVDGEVIEGASAVDESMLTGESLPVDKKSGDTLYGSTINKNGFIKMTATKVGRDTALAQIIKVVEDAQGSKAPIQRMADQISGIFVPIVVGIAIFSFLVWFIWVQPGEFTPALEVLIAILVIACPCALGLATPTSIMAGSGRAAEFGILFKGGEHLEQTQSIDTVVVDKTGTVTHGKPVLTDVLVVEAQDEEKFLSLIGAAEKQSEHPLAQAIVQGIQGKGIELGNIQYFEAIPGYGVQATVSGQGVIVGTRKLMQQYSIDIQSVLPAMEELERNGKTAMLAGINGKYAGLVAVADTIKDTSQEAIHRLQEMGIKVIMMTGDNERTAQAIGKEVGVDSVIAEVLPEGKAEEVKKLKEQGKKVAMVGDGINDAPALATADIGMAIGTGTDVAMEAADITLIRGDLNSIADAIIMSRKTMRNIKQNLFWAFAYNTIGIPIAAIGLLAPWVAGAAMAFSSVSVVLNALRLQRVKLQK
- the copZ gene encoding copper chaperone CopZ, with product MQNVTLNVQGMSCGHCVKAIEGSVGQLEGVNEVKVKLDVAQVEVSFNETQVSIDTIKETIDDQGYDVK
- a CDS encoding metal-sensitive transcriptional regulator; translated protein: MENSVKDVEGHTGSDEACRKSHHPERVKKDLTSRLNRIEGQIRGIKGMIDKDVYCDDVITQLSATQSALNSVAKILLEGHLKGCVVDRLSEGDEAVLDELVVTIQKLMKK
- a CDS encoding four-helix bundle copper-binding protein, producing MAHEKYQSVIDSLHECMIACNHCYDACLKEEDIKMMAECIRLDRECADICAYFEQAIGRGTPFISQFAELCATICEACGNECKKHNHEHCQKCAESCFKCAEACRKLIA
- a CDS encoding copper resistance D family protein, which gives rise to MILVYISETLLYLCFSLLIGSFIIQFIPEQCKPKLVIPKRLIQLSILGIVIFSVASVLRIVLFLYEDIGLGTTLINVLGGFDVGMAWNITVIIGVFFYFFVSVFPVLESKVLSGISLIFTLAFLLALGWASHAASLTEWSGLVFHSLHFLAVIIWVGILLVVGWCSKSQENWLSFLKWFTPLAIVCFITISGTGFLLMTLVIDIREYADSWMVPYGQALLIKHLSIIPVLIFAFINGFWIRHKLKRREQINPIPWLKFESVLLFFTFVSTGILGQQEPPHSIEIMLASSGPSPVFSYFYSGTIDASMSFQFGFNTINILFFIVATIFMVLSIYSFKKRTQAVVPFFMGIFCIISLYFGLISSVI